From Scomber scombrus chromosome 21, fScoSco1.1, whole genome shotgun sequence, one genomic window encodes:
- the tvp23b gene encoding Golgi apparatus membrane protein TVP23 homolog B — MLTEDEDVSLFDAEEDVGKRSKKSSIKHPVASFFHLFFRVTAILVYLLCEIFSRSFIACMVTIILLLSCDFWTVKNISGRLMVGLRWWNQVDDDGRSHWVFEARKGTGKQQASDAESRIFWLGLIVCPVMWVIFAFSTLFSFKIKWMPVVIMGLVLQGANLYGYIKCKVGGKTSLKNMATNYFGRQFLKQALSKEEES, encoded by the exons GATGAAGATGTGTCTCTGTTCGATGCAGAGGAAGATGTGGGGAAAAGGTCGAAGAAGTCAAGTATCAA GCATCCAGTGGCGTCCTTCTTCCACCTCTTCTTCAGAGTCACTGCCATCCTCGTCTACCTGCTCTGTGAGATCTTCAGTAGAAGTTTCATCGCCTGCATGGTCACAATAATTCTTCTGCTCTCATGTGACTTCTGGACAGTAAAG AACATCAGTGGGAGGCTGATGGTTGGTCTAAGGTGGTGGAACCAGGTGGATGATGATGGACGAAGCCATTGGGTGTTTGAGGCAAGGAAG GGCACTGGGAAGCAACAAGCGTCAGATGCTGAATCACGAATCTTCTGGCTCGGACTGATCGTTTGTCCTGTCATGTGGGTCATCTTCGCCTTCAGCACCCTCTTTTCTTTCAAGATTAAATGGATG CCTGTAGTGATCATGGGTCTGGTgttgcaaggtgccaacctctACGGCTACATAAAGTGTAAAGTGGGAGGCAAGACCAGCTTAAAGAACATGGCGACTAATTATTTCGGACGACAGTTTCTCAAACAG GCGCTGTCTAAAGAGGAGGAATCATAA